The Methanobrevibacter arboriphilus JCM 13429 = DSM 1125 genome window below encodes:
- a CDS encoding right-handed parallel beta-helix repeat-containing protein — translation MATTVEITNTTEGGIKNTIDNNNDIIKLSGGKYTGENNTGIQIAKSKNITIKSNDTNNKAIIDGSNITSFINNEGNLTLINLILQNFNGNNGGAIYNEGNLIIINCTFLNNYATNGASIYNQDGSQIIDNSNFINNTASYGGGAIYHYRGIQDINNSNFRDNTGFHGGAIIYIYGNQIINNSNFTNNNGSYGGAIFNHYSNQTITNSNFINNTATEGGGAFIQIGFAQTIINSNFTNNSANYGGAIYKFGGKQVLINSKFKNNTANGYGSAIYNQEDKFDIINSYFENSKKEYNLLIYSDVPLNIMNNNIYNINNHGIFINNSNNSSNISNNRFYIDYNENNSKIKNISINGTVINNFFTITIKGNNNNITEIKEVKNTNSNYYKLEIIGNNNQIIKNELNGHIINKGHYTIIKNNNLYNNKNNNVIIENQGNKAIISYNKLTLTDNQNGIINTGSNNQINNNIIDGGSTAINSKGNDNQITYNNINKANTGIKVSSKAKILNNKIINNKYGIVNKASNSLINKNQLNNNQYGIYIKGINNQLIGNIITNNRNGIIVKGDYNNIKSNNIKSNNIKYSKKGIDINGNSNRIIYNNLNSNNNQIVSNGAKNFIYKNKIIKGNLAIKINGYKNKILSNSIKKPKNYGINLKGNSNTIQSNKITGNSIQKGYGIYIYKSKNNILKKNSITKHKYGLNILKQSQKNKIISNKIGKNYYGLIVNKVQKISKKQLAKNKIKQNKVNYKIIK, via the coding sequence ATGGCAACAACAGTTGAAATTACAAATACTACTGAAGGAGGTATTAAAAATACTATAGATAATAATAATGATATAATTAAATTAAGTGGTGGAAAATACACAGGTGAAAATAACACAGGAATTCAAATAGCCAAAAGTAAAAATATTACTATAAAAAGTAATGATACTAATAATAAAGCAATTATTGATGGTTCAAATATAACCAGTTTTATAAATAATGAGGGGAATTTAACACTAATCAATCTAATACTGCAAAACTTTAATGGAAACAATGGTGGAGCAATATACAATGAGGGAAATCTAATAATAATAAACTGTACATTTCTAAATAATTATGCAACAAATGGTGCTTCTATTTATAATCAAGATGGTAGTCAAATTATAGATAATTCTAACTTTATTAACAATACTGCAAGCTATGGAGGAGGAGCTATATATCATTATAGAGGTATTCAAGATATAAATAACTCTAATTTCAGAGATAATACTGGATTTCATGGAGGAGCTATCATTTATATCTATGGTAATCAAATTATAAATAATTCTAATTTTACAAATAACAATGGAAGTTATGGAGGAGCTATCTTTAATCATTATAGTAATCAAACTATAACTAATTCTAACTTCATAAATAATACTGCAACCGAAGGTGGAGGAGCTTTCATCCAAATAGGTTTTGCTCAAACTATAATTAATTCCAATTTCACTAACAATAGTGCAAACTATGGTGGAGCTATATACAAATTTGGAGGAAAGCAAGTTTTAATCAACTCAAAATTTAAAAATAACACTGCAAATGGTTATGGTAGTGCCATATATAATCAAGAAGATAAATTTGATATTATTAATTCATATTTTGAAAATTCCAAAAAAGAATATAATTTACTAATTTATTCAGATGTTCCTTTAAATATTATGAATAATAATATTTATAATATTAACAATCATGGAATTTTTATAAATAATAGTAATAACTCTAGTAATATTTCAAATAATCGTTTTTATATAGATTATAATGAAAATAACTCAAAAATTAAAAATATCTCTATTAATGGTACTGTTATAAACAATTTTTTTACAATTACTATAAAAGGTAATAATAATAACATAACCGAAATAAAAGAAGTTAAAAATACTAATTCTAATTATTATAAACTTGAAATAATTGGAAACAATAATCAAATTATCAAAAATGAATTAAATGGCCATATAATCAATAAAGGACATTATACGATTATTAAAAATAATAATTTATATAACAACAAAAATAATAATGTTATAATAGAAAATCAAGGAAATAAAGCTATTATTAGTTACAACAAATTAACTTTAACAGATAATCAAAATGGAATCATTAATACTGGTTCCAACAATCAAATAAACAATAATATTATTGATGGTGGATCTACAGCAATAAATAGCAAAGGTAATGATAATCAAATAACCTATAACAATATTAACAAAGCTAATACTGGTATTAAAGTGTCAAGTAAAGCCAAGATACTAAATAATAAAATAATTAATAATAAATATGGAATTGTTAATAAAGCATCAAATTCACTAATAAATAAAAATCAATTAAACAACAATCAATATGGAATATACATTAAAGGTATTAATAATCAATTAATAGGGAATATTATAACAAACAATAGAAACGGAATAATAGTAAAAGGCGATTATAACAATATTAAAAGTAATAATATTAAAAGTAACAATATTAAATACAGCAAAAAAGGAATAGATATTAATGGCAACAGTAATAGAATAATTTATAATAATTTAAATAGTAATAACAATCAAATAGTATCCAATGGAGCCAAAAACTTTATTTATAAAAATAAAATTATTAAAGGAAATCTTGCAATAAAAATTAATGGATATAAAAATAAAATATTAAGTAATAGTATTAAAAAGCCAAAAAATTATGGGATAAACTTAAAAGGGAATAGTAACACAATACAATCTAATAAAATAACAGGAAACTCAATACAAAAAGGATATGGAATATACATTTATAAAAGCAAAAATAATATTCTTAAAAAAAATTCAATAACAAAGCATAAATATGGTTTAAATATTTTAAAACAATCCCAAAAGAATAAAATAATATCAAACAAAATAGGAAAAAATTATTATGGGTTAATAGTTAATAAAGTTCAAAAAATTTCAAAGAAACAACTTGCAAAGAATAAAATAAAACAAAACAAAGTGAATTATAAAATAATTAAATAA
- a CDS encoding tetratricopeptide repeat protein gives MNLNNNLTKEKLLKKLDYWYENARFEKVIDKVLKIPKEDRDYETTSYLIRAYNSVNKFQSAIRELNLIKDKGKSDPFWHFRLGYAYLNIENFDDALKEFETAHKLDENNETIKNHFETLKINLFLGKNLLEDEKNT, from the coding sequence ATGAATTTAAATAATAATCTAACAAAAGAAAAACTTTTGAAAAAACTTGACTATTGGTATGAAAATGCTCGTTTTGAAAAGGTAATAGATAAAGTATTAAAAATTCCCAAAGAAGATAGAGATTATGAAACAACTTCCTACTTAATAAGAGCATATAATAGTGTTAACAAATTCCAATCAGCTATTAGAGAACTTAATTTAATTAAAGATAAAGGTAAATCTGATCCTTTTTGGCATTTTAGATTAGGTTATGCTTATTTGAATATAGAAAATTTCGATGATGCTTTAAAAGAGTTTGAGACTGCTCATAAACTAGATGAAAATAATGAAACTATAAAAAATCATTTTGAAACTCTTAAAATTAATCTATTTCTTGGTAAAAATTTGTTAGAAGATGAAAAGAATACTTAA
- a CDS encoding DUF2262 domain-containing protein, with protein sequence MEGSYSSFEAKINLWKKEVDLFINILENHHISDNIFEDIVRIIKFVEENKSMIQETLFKDDILELAEDITSSATLLECASDECYILDDGSKVYFPITKDDFFNSLYIESLTINFNKNNNSFIELILLNNPDYFNGSYFIINIDENSNIKFIGLED encoded by the coding sequence ATTGAAGGTAGTTATTCTTCATTTGAAGCTAAAATAAATCTATGGAAAAAAGAAGTGGATTTGTTTATTAATATTTTAGAAAATCATCATATTTCAGATAACATTTTTGAAGATATAGTCAGAATAATAAAATTTGTTGAGGAAAATAAGAGTATGATCCAAGAAACTTTATTTAAGGATGATATTTTAGAGTTAGCTGAAGATATTACTAGTTCAGCTACTCTTTTAGAATGTGCTTCTGATGAGTGTTATATTTTAGATGATGGTTCTAAAGTATATTTTCCAATAACAAAGGATGATTTTTTTAATAGTTTATATATTGAATCATTAACTATTAATTTCAATAAGAATAATAATTCTTTTATAGAGCTTATATTATTAAATAATCCTGATTATTTTAATGGTAGCTATTTTATAATAAATATTGATGAAAATAGCAATATTAAATTCATTGGATTGGAAGATTAA
- a CDS encoding nascent polypeptide-associated complex protein, which produces MIPGMNPKQMKQMERQMKKMGMEMKDLPDVKEVIIRFEDKELVIPDAEVNLMNVMGQETYQVTGTAVEVEIDAEIVIPDEDIEMVANQAGVSKSDAEKALISTNGDLAEAILKLSQ; this is translated from the coding sequence ATGATACCTGGAATGAATCCAAAACAAATGAAGCAAATGGAAAGACAAATGAAAAAGATGGGAATGGAAATGAAAGACCTTCCTGATGTTAAAGAAGTTATTATTCGATTTGAAGATAAAGAACTTGTTATTCCTGACGCTGAAGTAAATCTTATGAATGTTATGGGTCAAGAAACCTATCAAGTCACTGGTACTGCTGTTGAAGTTGAAATAGATGCTGAAATTGTTATTCCTGATGAAGACATAGAGATGGTTGCAAATCAAGCTGGAGTAAGTAAATCAGATGCTGAAAAAGCTCTAATATCTACTAATGGTGATTTAGCAGAAGCTATTTTAAAATTAAGTCAATAA
- a CDS encoding metallophosphoesterase family protein, with translation MPDSNENSLNSETVIAHISDLHISNNAFDDEIFLEVVNQINDLCPDMVIVTGDLTDHGYYSEFLKAKEYFSMIQFPLFAVPGNHDARNVGYEIFEELIGERSWVLTKDDDLTVIGMDSSGPDIDRGHIGRPQQLWMENELNKSLKNSNFSIVAMHHHVIPVPKTGRERNVLSDAGDILQSLIDHDVNMVICGHKHVPHLWRMENTLFVNAGSVSSIKLRGKDKNSYNTYHIRPDHIDVILNNINDEKIFLGKFNRI, from the coding sequence ATGCCAGATTCAAATGAAAATTCTTTAAATTCTGAAACTGTAATAGCTCATATATCTGATTTACATATTAGTAATAATGCATTTGATGATGAGATATTCCTCGAGGTTGTAAACCAGATTAATGATTTATGTCCTGATATGGTGATTGTTACTGGAGATCTCACTGATCATGGATATTATTCTGAATTTTTAAAAGCTAAAGAATATTTTTCTATGATTCAATTTCCATTGTTTGCTGTCCCTGGAAATCATGACGCTCGTAATGTTGGGTATGAAATTTTTGAAGAGTTGATTGGGGAACGTAGCTGGGTTTTAACTAAAGATGATGATTTAACTGTAATTGGTATGGATAGTAGTGGACCAGATATTGATAGAGGGCATATTGGTAGACCTCAACAGTTATGGATGGAAAATGAGTTAAATAAATCTTTGAAGAATTCTAATTTTTCTATTGTAGCTATGCACCATCATGTAATTCCAGTTCCAAAAACTGGAAGAGAAAGAAATGTTTTATCAGATGCAGGAGATATTTTACAGAGTCTTATAGATCATGATGTTAATATGGTTATCTGTGGGCATAAACATGTTCCTCATCTTTGGAGAATGGAAAATACACTATTTGTAAATGCAGGTTCGGTTTCATCTATTAAATTAAGAGGAAAGGATAAAAACTCTTATAATACTTATCATATTCGTCCTGATCATATAGATGTTATTTTAAACAATATTAATGATGAAAAAATATTTTTAGGAAAATTTAATAGAATATAA
- a CDS encoding NYN domain-containing protein, protein MKVIIDASNVAHFGKENDSSPKLANILSAVKALEDKGHDFVIMADASLKHEIDDKEKYVHLLDEEAIEEVPAGNNADHFILELAEEENAKILSNDLFREFNDEFKDIQSRRLPFSFDGEKITIGESKKPKKDKNILQHICNDILLSIENKRWEIYKGKEGIEFSPLNIAKESIIRMDKSQQDGVGNKIEGLFSKLPMFDKVMDMVEDVETSAPYVIFVLVHPKDYKEAVKSAGNISVTIADRLRLDKRPLIAVRNDLFMKPGTFELNILYSDEVEEEAPFNVEIKINSHDEVFIKKNSRNIASTVAGRMGSWKFPFVAVKPDIILEKPGEFETYLDKNEKYGKKEDK, encoded by the coding sequence TTGAAAGTTATCATAGATGCATCTAATGTGGCCCATTTTGGTAAAGAAAATGATTCAAGTCCTAAGTTAGCTAATATTCTTTCTGCAGTGAAGGCATTAGAAGATAAAGGACATGATTTTGTTATTATGGCTGATGCTTCTCTTAAACACGAAATTGATGATAAAGAAAAGTATGTTCATTTACTTGATGAAGAAGCTATTGAGGAAGTTCCAGCAGGTAACAATGCAGACCATTTTATTCTTGAGTTAGCTGAAGAAGAGAATGCAAAGATTCTCTCAAATGATCTTTTCAGAGAATTTAATGATGAGTTCAAAGATATACAAAGTAGGAGATTACCATTTTCCTTTGATGGTGAAAAAATAACCATTGGGGAATCTAAAAAACCAAAAAAGGATAAGAATATTCTTCAGCATATATGTAATGATATTCTTTTATCTATTGAAAATAAACGATGGGAGATTTATAAAGGAAAAGAAGGAATTGAATTTAGCCCATTAAACATAGCTAAAGAGTCCATAATTCGAATGGATAAATCTCAGCAAGATGGGGTAGGTAATAAAATTGAAGGCTTGTTTTCTAAGCTTCCTATGTTTGATAAAGTTATGGATATGGTGGAAGATGTTGAAACATCGGCACCTTACGTTATCTTTGTTTTAGTTCATCCTAAAGATTATAAAGAAGCTGTTAAGAGTGCAGGTAATATTTCTGTTACTATAGCTGACAGACTAAGACTTGATAAAAGACCACTTATAGCTGTTAGAAATGACCTTTTCATGAAACCTGGTACATTTGAGCTTAACATTCTTTATTCTGATGAAGTTGAAGAGGAAGCTCCTTTCAACGTTGAAATTAAAATTAATTCTCATGATGAGGTTTTTATAAAGAAAAATTCTCGAAATATAGCAAGTACTGTAGCTGGAAGAATGGGATCTTGGAAGTTTCCATTTGTGGCTGTTAAACCTGATATTATTTTGGAAAAGCCTGGGGAATTTGAGACTTATTTGGATAAAAATGAGAAATATGGTAAAAAGGAAGATAAATAA